caaaagttaaaaaaaaaaaccaaaaacagatTAAATGTATACTTACTTTCCTGCTGGATAGCTAACAGGACGAGGTATACGTGATTTGGACGCTGCTGCTGCATTGGCAGCAGCCTGAGCCGATGTGGGTGTTGAACCGCCACTCTTGGTTTGTTCATTGCTGACCAGCTCCTTGAGCATGCTCGAGTCCTTGCTCATGAGTTCCCATTGAATTTGCAGACGTTTAAAGCGATTACTTTCAGACTTGCGCTTATCCAGTTCATCACGTTGTGAGCAGCGTCGCGGAGCGGCTACAGCGGCGGCAGCAGCACCCGGTGATGCGGAGGGATGATTTTGCAAACGCAAAGCCGCAGCAGCATTATTGCTGTGGCCAGCGGTGGCCATAGAGATATTCGGCGAATTGGGTGGGGTGGAAAACCTTTGCCTTGTCTCCGCCTGCATTTGCACCATGGCATTCGCTTGACCTTCCTTGTCATTGAAGGAGACCTTCTTTTGTTGGCTCAAAGCCCTGGATACCTCTTTCTTTAGGGCAGCTGCATCATATTGAATTTCTGGTTCGGAAGACTCTAGAATGGCGGCTATCTCAGCATAATACTTCAATTCATTGCGGGGCAATGAGGAAAGGAAATTCTCCGCTCGCACCCGAGCATCCAAATCCTTACGCGACAGACGTTCACTGCGCGGCTGGGGACTGGCATATAGCTCACAACCAGCGACCTCTTCCTCAAAGACTTCGGCCAACTCCTCCGCCGAGCCAATGTGATAATGATGTGGCGGCTCCTGCAGAGATCTACGCTTCTCCAACTTTGTTTGCTTGGCCTCATGCTCAATCATGGAGTTGCGTTTGTTTCGCACAGCCGAAGAACTTTTGCGTAGAATACCCCTGGGCATGGGCACTGGGGTGGTGGACTGCACCTTGGGACTCATCTCTACGCCGGAATCCATGCGTTGCTGCTCATACTGATAGACATACATTTGCTTAAGATTATCACCACTAGCATTGGCCATGGTGCCATTGCCTGCCCCACTTTCAAACTCCGAATCGGTGAGCATGGTTGAAGATCCCCTATAGCCGGAGGAGGGTTGCTGACTAGAACCTGAGCTTGAGGAGGCGCCACCACCTGTGGTCTCTGTGGCGGCCTGTTCCCTATGGAAATATTGATTGCAATCACATATATGGGGCCTGTTGCGTCTCACCGGTGGCGTCAAACAGAAGAGGGGCTTCTGTGAAAGTTCCGCCTCCAAATGGCTAAGTACTCCGTTCACCTCTGGAATGTGTTTTAGCCTACGTCTATAGTCACCGGGCAACAGAGTCACCAGTGAATGCCAGTCCTGCACATGCTTGTAGTCCATGGTCTTGAGGATCTCATCCTCATCACTGCCTGACATGAGGCTGAAGCGCTTCTTCAACGAGGCGCTCGAGGAGGTGGCCGAGGTGCTGCCAATTGAGTTCTTGTAGTTGAAGGGTGAAAAGATGACATCGGGCGTCGCCGAGGTCTTGACGAAACCCAAATCGGGCAGAGCATAGTTGGGATAGATGACATAAATGGGCGCCTGCCTCTCTTCGCCCAAGTTGTTAAGCTTCTCCAAGAACGAGGGTGGCACACAACGGAAACGATCACTTAAACTACTGCGGGTACTTAGAGAACCGCATGAGGTCTGCATGGATCGGGTTATCATCTCGGAACTCGAAGCATTCGAGATGGGCCGAGAAGCCTCGCGACTTCTCCGCTGCTTGTTGCGTTCGGCTTTGGCAGATGAGGCTGATTGGGAGGATGCTGAGGATGAGCCCTCTTGGCCCGAGGACAATTGGATCTGGGTCAGCTGTTCGGAGGTATTATCCGATGATAGGAGACTAGCACTTGAGTTATTGTTATGTTGGACAGCCAAATGATTGAGAGCGGGATTGCGCAAAGGCATGCTGCGTCTGCGATGGGCTGGCGAGTTGGTGGCCGTCAAAGAGCCCGTCGAACTGGAGCTCGGCTCCTCATCGTAGAACAAGGAGGAACGTctctgctgttgctgctgctggtgttTCTTGGGCGTAGACGATGAAGCATCCATTTGGAATGTCATAGCGTTGGCCTCCACCTCTTCATCGTGCCTACTTAGAGCGGAGCCCTTGCCGGAATCGTTCATGCTCTTCTTACGCAATCGCTGTTCCAGCGAGGAGCTGGTGCTCGAGTTATTGGCATCACTCGAAGGCCAACAGCCCGAGGAGACATCCATGCAGGTGTGAGCACTCGGTTGATCTTCCAAAGAGCAATTTGTGCTTTTCTGTTTGATAAACAATTTGACTAGATTGAAGGCCGGGGGATTGGAGGAGCCCGACGAAGTAGAACCTGAAATGTGAGCCTTGTTCGAGTGGTGCGAAGTCAGGGTGGCCGAGCCATTATTGCTGGCCATTGAGTTCGAGTGATTGCTGGCCCCACTGCTGCTGCCGCCACAACAGCAACGATGTTTAGTGGCTTTGTGATGATGGCTGCCCGAGGACGACTGttgctggtggtggtggtgctgctgctgctgatggtgCGCTGTTTGTGTCAAAATATTCAAACGCTCATCTATGGACGCTGCTGTGGAATTGGCGGTTATGGGTATCTGGCACATGGGCAATAGATTGCGACATTTCAAATTCGCCTCCATATTGGAGGTGGTTATCGCCTGTGATACAtttagctgttgttgttgttgttgcacctTGGCCTCTGTATGCTGTGATGGATGAATTTGAGTTTGACTTAAAATCATCACCTCCTGGCAATCGTCGCGCAAATTGGGCAAACTACTGCTCTTGCGAACTCCCATGGCATTGGTAAGCTGCTGCAGGGCTGgcctgctgatgatgatggcatCGGGGGCATTGTTATTATTGCCCGATGGATATCTGCGGGCCGGAGAAGAAAGTAAGGCATATAGACTGGGTTTTTAGGGTTCAAGTCCATAATATGCAAATacacacatacgcacacacacgcacgcacgCACGCACACAAACATTAATCATATTTTAAACGATTATGTTGAGGGAAACGtttggatgtgtgtgtgtgaggggGGAAATGTTTTGGTGGTGTTGTGTTGTTGAAAGGGGAGGGAAAAAAATGAagagaaaaaaatcaattattacaaaaatctGTGTTTATAAATCAAATGACTGTTTTTTGTAGATTCTAGAATACAAACAGGAAATAAGCAAAGACATTTTGAGAGATATGAATGTGATGTGAATCTTCGATGGATGTGAAAGTCTTCGAtcacattaaaaatttaaggACCAACAATAtcggctaagttcggccgggccgaatcttaggaacccaccaccatggattctgataaaaatgtatacaaagtaaatttagttgaattttatttttcatgctAAACTTCAGTGAAACCAGCaagaattaaagcttctaggaaccgaacaaggttgatcgagagaccggtttacatgggagctatatcaggttatagaccgatttggaccatatttggcacagttgttgaaagccataacaaaacaccacatactcaatttcagccaaatgggacaaacgtttgtggcttgtaagggcccaaaaagtcaaatcggaagatcggtttatataggagctatatcaggttgtagaccgattcgtaccatacttggcacagttgtagaaagtcatagcggaacgctacatgcaaaatttcaaatcggacaaaaattggggcttgtaagggctcaagaagtcaaatcgggagatcggaatatatgggtgctatatcaggttatataccgatttggaccgtactaagcacagttgttgaaagtcataacagaacactacatgcaaaatttcagccaaatcggacacaaattgtggcttccaggggttcaaaaagtcaaattgttagatcggtgtatatgggggctatatctaaatttgaaccgatgtggctcatttgcaatccccgactaccgctatcgtgatttcgacagacggacatggctaaatcgactcgtCGAGACGATCTGGAATATAtacacttcatggggtcttagacaaatatttcgaggtgtaacaaacggaatgactagattagtatactcccatcctattgtggtggatataaaaaggatatcAGGCTTTGGAACTTGGATTGAATAGAGCGTAAAGGTTATAATTGCCCACTAAAATGTGTATAATAATAAGGTCATTACAGGCCACatcggactatgtttggatatagctgcgatttagggtcttaagcctacaaCTGTCGCAGTTATTACCCTATTacgctgaaatatggcacagtgagttttactAGGCCCACCGATAACCGATCCAATCTACATTGgaacatttttggatatagctgccatatagaccgatatgccgattttgggtctcggGCCTGTAACAGGCGCTTTATAACCCGActtcgctggaatttggaacagtgagttgtatcaagactctcaagttctgtcccaaatatggtctagatcgggctatatttagagaccgatcttcagctttagggtctaaagaccataaaaggcgcatttattctccgattttgctgaaatttgaaaaacagtgagttgcactaggggCCTCGAGATCCGACccgaatatagacctatctgccgattttgggtcttaggcctataacaggcgcattcattactcgacttcgctgaaattcagaacagtgagttttataagGCCCGCCGACATCGGAAacagccatacagaccgatctgccgattttgggtcttaggactataacaggcgcatttattacccgacttcgctgaaattcagaacagtgagttttattagtgcagaacatatttggatatacctgccatatagaccgatctgccaattttgggtctcaggcctataacaggcgcatttataacccgactttgctcaaatttggaacagtgagtggtATCAAGACTCTCAACTTCTAacccgaatatggtctagatcgggctataattagatacagctgccaaagagaccgatcttcagctttagggtctaaagatcATAAAAGAGCATTTAAtctcagattttgctgaaatttgacaccgtgaGTTGCACTAGGAGCCTCAACATCCgaccgaatatggtgtataccGAACCATATAcacatataactgctatatagaccgatgtgccgattaagaaATTCAGAAAAGTGAATTTTGTTAGGCCtgtcaaaaatggtccagatcggacaatatttctaTATAGATGTGATATAGAACGAACtgccgaattcgctgaaatttggcatagagagTTTTATTAGGCTTGCCGATAATTTAACCAaaaatggttcacatcggaacatatttgttgttgttgttgtagcagtgtattgtacactgaggcggcagcccttgccgatgaagtactCCATCGAGTCaacccggtacgtacaaccggctgccatgggattgggaaCATTTTTGTATagtatatagatgccatatagactgatctgccgattttgggtcttaggcctataacaggcacatttattacccgacttcgctgaaattcgaaacagtgagttgtatcaagactcccaacatctgtactGAACATGGTTCACGAccttaaaatgcgcatttattctccgattttgctgaaatttgaaaatgcaAGCTGCTTCAAGACCCCTTccttaatatggtccagatcagaccaaatttagatatagctgtcatatcgatCGATTATGCGAATTAGGGTTTAATCACATGaacggcgcacttattatccgatttcgctgaaatttgaactgtTTCTTCTATAGAGCTTCTCGGTACCTGAACCTTATAtgtttaagatcggactatttttggatattaatatggatatagtagtgttacaataaatttttgataatggATATAtccatggttgttgttgttgtagcagtgtgtagcacactgaggcggcagcccttgccctTGAGGATTTCATGGCgtcaatccgatacgtacaaccggctacagTACAAccgggtatcaaaagttcgggacggccgaacttaatacgtttttacttgtttttttttttttaagcaaaaccgcataaattgtttttttttactttttaaattgTCTATACTCTTACCAAAAActgcaaatatttgaaaatttttcaaatacctTGCAATTACTGCAGGTAATTATCCAATATTTCCATCTGActgcaaatatttgaaaatttttcaaatacctAGCAATTTCTGCAgataattatccaattttttctGTCTGGTTCTGTCACTCGACGACATGAATGACGCATAGCAAGTTAATCTCCCACAAATACGGCCATTTGAAAAACCCACAAAAATTTAATAGTCAAATTTGTGGgcaatttcaattgaattttcttttttggttcaattcgaatttttgcacaactaaAGCCCTCGCCAAAGTCCAGAGAAATGccagtggggggggggggggtctagCTTACAATGTGTATCCACCAATGTATAATTTATGTACATCAGAGCGTCAAACCAGAAACAAGCGGCAAAATAACGGACGACAGTAGAAGCAACAACAAAGTTAATACATTTAAATTAAAGACAATTGAAATGACCTCATGGCAAGAAATTGCAGTACAAAATGTACATTTCCATTTCATAAATGGATCGTTTGGATATggacttttatataaaaaaaaaaaaaaaaaaacgatttggGACCATCACCGGAAATTGAGTTGATCTCAGTATGGATGGGTTAGGCACAAAGAGAGATTTGAACGAATGAAAGCCAAATGGCACGTTTCACCAATCACATTGATCTCCAAAGATGATTTTCattgaataaatgaatgaatgtctCTGTTTATTTCCTATTAATTAAGTTTAGCAGGAATAGAAAAAcgatggaaaaaattaaaagagaaAGTAAAACTAAGCCATAGGAAAattattttgtctttaaattgaaataatttcTTCTTATCAATCAAATGCTTGCTCCTCTTACCTTTGCAATTGGGTGGTATGTGACTTTTGCAATTTATTTCGCTGATTGCAGGGCTGAGGTTGCTCTGACCGTGACATTGATACTTCCAAAGATTTTCGCTTAACAATATCATCTAAATTGCTATGTaagttgatgaaattttgcttatttttcatGGCAATTTCATTGGGTTCTGAAAAAAGGCAAAACATAAAGGATTAATGAAGTATTAACAAGAGAGGAAAGTTTTAAGAGAAATATTACTAGAGTTCgaccaacaaaatttttaataaaaaattttcatcttaaaatttttagaaatgttgggaacattttttatagaaaaaattttgggaacatattttatagaaaaaatgttgggaacattttttatagaaaaaatgttgggaacattttttatagaaaaaatattgggaacattttttgtagaataaatgttgggaacaatttttatagcaaaaatgttgggaatattttttatagaaaaaatgttgggaacattttttatagaaaaaatgttgggaatattttttatagaaaaaatgttgggaatattttttatagaaaaaatgttgggaacattttttatagaaaaaatgttgggaacattttttatagaaaaaatgttgggaacattttttatagaaaaaatgttgggaacattttttatagaaaaaatgttgggaacattttttatagaaaaaatgttgggaacattttttatagaagaAATGTTGGGAacaatttttgtagaaaaaatgttgggaacattttttatagaaaaaatattgggaacatattttatagaaaaaatattgggacattttttatagaaaaaatgtaaggaacattttttatagaaaaaattttgggaacattttgaattttttcaccgTCGATCAGACCCTTTTTCTCCTCAAATACTTTCGATGAACtttttgtaacaaatttcaataaatttcctattttgaaaataatgcattttgaaaaatgttgcaGCAATATTTTGTATAAACATTCTACCAAAATATTGTTTTAGATAAGTCGACATTTTTTCTCGTATTAGGCAACTCAAATAGCTAATCCTTGTAATTTACAAGTTtgtattttctataaaaaataaaatcttaaaaaaaattcataatgcTCAATATCTTATTAATATTTCACTGCCTTGGTCaaactcttttattttatatcaaaaaatttgtttcttatttcaattttctacTCACCATAAAAACTTTCATCCGAATACAGTACACTGCCCTCAAAGGCTATGGTATAATTATCCTTATTCGCCTTACATGTGAGTATTATATCACCATCATCTGGATAGCCATCCATGTCCAATGAGTCCACCGAAATGTGCGATTCTTTAACGGGTGAAAATAGCAATTCCGATTTGCAAAATGAATTATCGATCAGATCATTGGTGGATGTTGTAGATGTCTGGGACATTGTGTTAGCTGCCATCATCTGTTGATGATGCAATGGAAGGCCACCACCGACACCGCCCCCCAAAGGCATATTTTGGGAGGGCATTAAATGCTGTTGCATCATCAGCGACTGTTGCAGACGATTGCCACCCAAGCTCTTGCAATACGAGGGCAATTGTGAGAGCAGCGAATGAATATCCTCGGCACGAAAACTTTCCATATCCACTTCGGCCAAATTGGCATCAAGATTTTTGGCCAAATCCTCATAGATGAGATCGCCCAAGCCATTGTAGGAGGCCGATAGTGAGGAGAGAACACTGCGCTGCATGCCACCACAGCCATCTCTGTAGCCATAGTCCAAGAACCACTGATAATCAGAATTGTCATGAGTAAAGTCATGGGACGAGGCCAAAGAACAGTTTAAATTGTTGCCCATATAAGCGttaccaccaccaacaccacccaAGCAAGCATTGTttaaaccaccaccaccaccacccgtTGTATGGgtgaaacctaccaaatgttgcTGGGCCTGGTTAGGCAACATGTTGCCTCCTGTGCTTGACTCATAGGGCAACATGTTGTTGCTGCGAGATCCTGGCGTAGTGGCATTACTATTGTAATCCGATTCCGGAGTTATAGCCGTGGCCATATTGTTGCTATTCTGttgatgctgttgctgttgcaaaTTGTTATTGCCACAATTGAGAAAATTCAAATCAGACTCGTCATAAAACACACTACTGCTGGCCGTGTTCGTAAGGACCTGCTCATTCAGAATGATGCTGCGCAAAGCGTTGTTATAACGATCCAAATTGCTCAAcacaatggcaacattttgtttCAAACTCTCCTCGGACAACTCCTCGTCAGTGTGGTCTTTGCTTAGCAAcaattgttgctgctgttgttgcaaaTGCTGTTGCTGCGAGAGCAAATCATTCAAATGTTGCTGATACTGAGTGTGAGTGAGAAAGGGCAATTTACGACGTTGCTGATAGTTTTGTTGCTGAGCACAGCCAACGCCGCCTGTATTAGCGGTGCCGACAAATGGTGAATTTTGTGGTGAATTAAAAGGTTTGCGATAATTTTGAGCCTGATGATGATAATGTGTGGGGGAATGTGTTACAGATGAGGCCGCCGATGAGGGTGAACGTAATAGTAGCTCATTCAATTTATTGGCGTTATTTGCAGAAGAATTTATCGTCGTCGTATTTGTGGTGGTCGTTGTTACTGATGAgggggatgatgatgatgaagctgTGGTGGTTTGATTATTTTTGCAATTATTGAtgagatgttgttgttgttgttttagtgttTGTGTGAATTGTTTGTTAAATTGTGCATTGAATGTAGTGGTATTGTTATGatgtggctgttgttgttgtgtattTATGTTAGTTGTGTGTGGTGAATTATTGTGTGCCGTAGGATATGGTATATAATGATGGCGTGGTGAATTTTGAAGCGGTTGAGATGATAAATGAGTTTTGTTGTTGATGTCGTTGTTCGTAGAGAATTCTGTCATGCCACGATAGGATTTTGGTCCTGcaaaaagaatgaaaaaatGGGGGGAAAGATAGAAATTAGTAAAAAGAggtaaagaaatttaaaaaataaaaaaaaatatatatataaaaatgtaaagaaaTATTAAGAACTATTTTTTAACCTAAAATTAATACCTTTTTTGGTTTTATGTTTTGTAAAGACTAAAATTAGGCTTAATCAATTTCAATTCAGTGAACCAGTTAGTTCAATTCAGTGAACCAGTTAGTTCTATTCATTGAATAAGTTCGTTCCTCTCAGTAAACTAATTGGTTCATTTCAGTGAAGTACTTCGTTCATTTCAGTAACTAGTTCGTTCACTTCAGTGACCTAGTTCGTTCACTTCAGTGAACTAGTACGTTAATTTCAGTGAACTAGTTCATTAATTTCTAGTTAACTAGTTAGTTCAAGTCAGATATGAAGTTCGGTCATTTCAGTATGCTGGTTCGTTCATTTCAGTGAACTTGTTCGTTCATTTTTGTGAACAAGTTTTTTCATTGCAGTCAACTAGTTCGTCAATTCCAGTGAACTAGTTTCTTTATTTCTGTGAACTGGTTAGTTGATTTTAGTGAactttttctttccttttagTGAACTGGTGTGTTCATTTAAATGAACCGGTTCGTTCATTTCAGTGAACTACTTTGATCCTTTCAATGAATTTCATGAACTGGTTCGTTCATTTCAGTGAACTACTTTAAACATTTCAGTTAATTGGTTTGATCATTTCATTTAACTACTTCGTGTATTTTAGAGAGCTAGTTAGTTCATTTCAGTGAACAAGTTCGCTCATTTCAGAGAACTGGTTCGttcatttcggcgaaatagttCAATAATTTCAGTTAACTAGTACTTTTCATATATTCTTTTCGATGGCCTCGTTCGTTCATATCAGTGAACTGGTTTGttcatttcagtgaaatatatGGTTAATTTCAGTTAACTAGTTCTTTCATTTAAGTGAACTAGTTCGTTTTTTTCGGTGACTTCGATCGTTCATTTCAGTGAACTTGTTTCTTCATTTTAGTGCACTGGTTCGTTCATATCAGTTaactaatgggttgcccaaaaagtaattgcggattttttaaaagaaagtaaatgcatttctaataaaacttagaatgaactttaatcaaatatactttttttacactttttttctaaagcaagctaaaagtaacagctgataactgacagaagaaagaatgcaattacagtcacaagctgtgaaaaaatttgtcaacgccgactatatcaaaaatccgcaattactttttgggcaacccaatagtttgttcATTTCAGTGTACTGATTCGTTCATTTCAGTTAACTGATTCATTTATTTCAGTGAACTTGTTCCTTAATTTCAGagaattattttatttcattaagcTAGTTCTTTTCATTTAAGTGAACTAGCTCGTTCCTTCCAGTGATCTAGTTCGTTCAAGAACTACTTTATCTATAAGTTGGCTGATTTTATGGGATTGTAGAGAGAATAAAAATCCTGGGGACATAAACATTTCACATCCGAATTAAGGATTTTCGCTAAGTTCTTATAGATGGGATCGTCCAAACCATTCTAAGAGGTCCATAAAGGCAGAAAAAAAAGTGGCAAAAGTAACaccataaattattttttaaccttttttttttaatttaaaaaatctaaaacaataaatttctttttaattttaatacaaaatgattcataaaaatctttaaaagatTTCTTTTTATAGTTTTCCAAAGCCAACAAAGCATTAAAAACCACTTtagaaaaactaaaattcatGTGCCATTTAAGGGGGAaatcaattcaattaaattttatgactttcacttttaacggacaataaaaataagaagaaaaatcAAACCATAGAGCATTGAAAGTGCAGCAATTTATAGTTTACCAAAAGGCAGACCAACTTAAATTGTCATTGTTATCATAAGACTGGGGCCACTTTATATCACAAAAAAGATAATTAAGGGACCAGCCCTTCTTCAATAAGCATTATGGTGGGATGGGGGACCACACCACAGACAGCAGTCATCACTTCCACCACCACCGATAACATTCACCATCATCATGgtcatttaagaaaatttgttttcattaaaaattaacgaaaaaataataaacgaaTGACACACTTGAATTTATTATGGCGGCTGCATTGAGGCTGCTGACTTTGTCCTCTTGGCAGCCTTATACTCAGTTTTAAGGTGTCattaaacagaagaaagaacaaaaaaaataataaaattcagcCAGAAGCATAATTTTATGATC
This Stomoxys calcitrans chromosome 2, idStoCalc2.1, whole genome shotgun sequence DNA region includes the following protein-coding sequences:
- the LOC106095689 gene encoding homeobox protein 5 isoform X3, encoding MLLIILAFLMKISDISKMHGKRYFNNNNNNNNNSCHNNANNSNNNNNNDNMSPARHHWQHVAKGKANTSNSSSTSSGCDSAASSSSSSKENSYQNKLQQHNVSLTPQQLQQLRYYQQLQQQQLQLLQQQLIQRKRLQQQLREQGVDISHHATSKAANKTSSSVALTCNQQYLRQMRLQQQQQHRLYHMQPAQQQRLQKPQLDNFMFQNKNFNKNINDILNNNNEENYLQQQLKQYNYNVNNGSNGDGDDNGGGAALSKGPKSYRGMTEFSTNNDINNKTHLSSQPLQNSPRHHYIPYPTAHNNSPHTTNINTQQQQPHHNNTTTFNAQFNKQFTQTLKQQQQHLINNCKNNQTTTASSSSSPSSVTTTTTNTTTINSSANNANKLNELLLRSPSSAASSVTHSPTHYHHQAQNYRKPFNSPQNSPFVGTANTGGVGCAQQQNYQQRRKLPFLTHTQYQQHLNDLLSQQQHLQQQQQQLLLSKDHTDEELSEESLKQNVAIVLSNLDRYNNALRSIILNEQVLTNTASSSVFYDESDLNFLNCGNNNLQQQQHQQNSNNMATAITPESDYNSNATTPGSRSNNMLPYESSTGGNMLPNQAQQHLWFLDYGYRDGCGGMQRSVLSSLSASYNGLGDLIYEDLAKNLDANLAEVDMESFRAEDIHSLLSQLPSYCKSLGGNRLQQSLMMQQHLMPSQNMPLGGGVGGGLPLHHQQMMAANTMSQTSTTSTNDLIDNSFCKSELLFSPVKESHISVDSLDMDGYPDDGDIILTCKANKDNYTIAFEGSVLYSDESFYEPNEIAMKNKQNFINLHSNLDDIVKRKSLEVSMSRSEQPQPCNQRNKLQKSHTTQLQSLYALLSSPARRYPSGNNNNAPDAIIISRPALQQLTNAMGVRKSSSLPNLRDDCQEVMILSQTQIHPSQHTEAKVQQQQQQLNVSQAITTSNMEANLKCRNLLPMCQIPITANSTAASIDERLNILTQTAHHQQQQHHHHQQQSSSGSHHHKATKHRCCCGGSSSGASNHSNSMASNNGSATLTSHHSNKAHISGSTSSGSSNPPAFNLVKLFIKQKSTNCSLEDQPSAHTCMDVSSGCWPSSDANNSSTSSSLEQRLRKKSMNDSGKGSALSRHDEEVEANAMTFQMDASSSTPKKHQQQQQQRRSSLFYDEEPSSSSTGSLTATNSPAHRRRSMPLRNPALNHLAVQHNNNSSASLLSSDNTSEQLTQIQLSSGQEGSSSASSQSASSAKAERNKQRRSREASRPISNASSSEMITRSMQTSCGSLSTRSSLSDRFRCVPPSFLEKLNNLGEERQAPIYVIYPNYALPDLGFVKTSATPDVIFSPFNYKNSIGSTSATSSSASLKKRFSLMSGSDEDEILKTMDYKHVQDWHSLVTLLPGDYRRRLKHIPEVNGVLSHLEAELSQKPLFCLTPPVRRNRPHICDCNQYFHREQAATETTGGGASSSSGSSQQPSSGYRGSSTMLTDSEFESGAGNGTMANASGDNLKQMYVYQYEQQRMDSGVEMSPKVQSTTPVPMPRGILRKSSSAVRNKRNSMIEHEAKQTKLEKRRSLQEPPHHYHIGSAEELAEVFEEEVAGCELYASPQPRSERLSRKDLDARVRAENFLSSLPRNELKYYAEIAAILESSEPEIQYDAAALKKEVSRALSQQKKVSFNDKEGQANAMVQMQAETRQRFSTPPNSPNISMATAGHSNNAAAALRLQNHPSASPGAAAAAVAAPRRCSQRDELDKRKSESNRFKRLQIQWELMSKDSSMLKELVSNEQTKSGGSTPTSAQAAANAAAASKSRIPRPVSYPAGKRTDMYNDPPTHHHHVMTDNTTTTTTTTTLNHKYANVNTKIPKPPRISPQIARISNQADPTKTTRSPSRLQPPKRYSMTTTPPSATNVGAVMSSPSTPTTPGGGGSANRARTPNSRVAVTAPNTPKKRVQSPRTIPRVR